From Nycticebus coucang isolate mNycCou1 chromosome 6, mNycCou1.pri, whole genome shotgun sequence, the proteins below share one genomic window:
- the LOC128587843 gene encoding LOW QUALITY PROTEIN: olfactory receptor 5AU1 (The sequence of the model RefSeq protein was modified relative to this genomic sequence to represent the inferred CDS: inserted 1 base in 1 codon), translating into MLPSFYTPEHWRNMEGANRSQGIEFELLGLTSDVQLQRLLFVVFLGVYTITVLGNVVMFLLIHLSAMLHTPMYSFLKSLSFLDFCYSSTVVPQTLVNFLAKKKMISYLGCMAQMFFYAGFATSECYLIAAMAYDRYAAICKPLFYPTIMSPEVCASLIVGSYSAGFLNSLIHTSCIFSLNFCGAHVVTHFFCDGPPILSLSCVDTSLCEILLFIFAGFNLLSCTLTILISYFLILITILRMNSAQGRFKAFSTCASHLTAVCLFFGTTXFMYLRPRSSYSLIQDRIVAVIYTVVIPMLNPLIYSLRNKDVKEALRKVLSRKTME; encoded by the exons GGATTGAGTTTGAGCTCTTGGGTCTCACCAGTGACGTCCAGCTCCAGAGGCTGCTCTTCGTGGTGTTCCTGGGTGTGTACACCATCACTGTGCTGGGGAACGTGGTCATGTTCCTCCTGATCCACCTGAGTGCCATGCTGCACACGCCCATGTACTCCTTTCTGAAGAGTCTCTCCTTCTTGGATTTCTGCTACTCCTCCACAGTTGTCCCCCAGACCCTGGTGAACTTCTTGGCCAAGAAGAAAATGATCTCCTATCTTGGCTGCATGGCTCAGATGTTTTTCTATGCGGGTTTTGCCACCAGCGAGTGCTATCTCATCGCCGCCATGGCGTATGATCGCTATGCCGCTATTTGTAAGCCCCTGTTCTACCCAACCATCATGTCTCCGGAGGTCTGTGCCTCTCTGATTGTGGGCTCTTACAGCGCAGGATTTCTCAATTCACTTATTCACACAAGCTGTATCTTCAGTCTGAACTTCTGTGGTGCTCATGTAGTCACTCACTTCTTTTGTGATGGACCGCCTATCCTATCCCTGTCCTGTGTGGACACCTCACTTTGTGAGATCCTGCTCTTCATCTTCGCTGGTTTCAACCTCTTGAGCTGCACCCTCACCATCTTGATCTCCTATTTCTTAATTCTCATCACCATCTTGAGAATGAACTCAGCCCAGGGCAGGTTTAAAGCTTTTTCTACCTGTGCCTCCCACCTCACTGCCGTCTGTCTCTTCTTTGGCACAA CTTTTATGTACCTGCGCCCCAGGTCCAGCTACTCCCTGATCCAAGACCGTATAGTTGCTGTGATCTACACAGTGGTGATCCCAATGCTGAACCCTCTGATCTACTCTTTGAGAAATAAGGATGTAAAGGAAGCTTTAAGAAAGGTTTTGAGCAGGAAAACAATGGAATGA